In Zobellia roscoffensis, the following are encoded in one genomic region:
- a CDS encoding GIN domain-containing protein, with amino-acid sequence MSNVKMYKNATAILEGTTYELYANLFENSKLKSEKLEAEAVYLTIEESATADVHPTKTIQLTSSGSARTHLYGEAKVEILDFLDTSELHKEK; translated from the coding sequence TTGAGCAATGTTAAAATGTATAAAAATGCAACTGCCATATTAGAAGGGACCACTTATGAATTATATGCCAATCTTTTTGAAAATTCAAAGTTAAAAAGTGAGAAACTAGAAGCTGAAGCTGTATATCTTACTATTGAAGAATCTGCTACGGCAGATGTTCATCCTACTAAAACTATACAGCTTACCTCGAGCGGTAGCGCTAGAACCCACCTGTACGGTGAAGCTAAAGTTGAGATTCTAGATTTCTTAGATACTTCGGAATTGCATAAGGAGAAATAG